From the genome of Spinacia oleracea cultivar Varoflay chromosome 2, BTI_SOV_V1, whole genome shotgun sequence, one region includes:
- the LOC130467707 gene encoding uncharacterized protein: protein MTTLQPNQDPASPFYLHPTDNTASQLVSVKFKGEGYGDWRRSMMISMSSKNKLGFVNGTLAKPDVTADTYQAWMRCNDMMISWILFNLDTNIAKSVLYFNTAREIWLDLEERFGYVSGPQLFSLEQQAAEITQGGQNIAEFFTEIKSIWDKISAANPLPSCTCNQCTCNLTQKIFKMQQDQRLMQFLMKLGEHLSTARGNLLMMQPLPTITHAYRMLAQEERQREISAPMQHTENHAFIADRRRYNDLQGRNNPYKTGYKNTYQYGGNRTGYKKPFTYYCDHCKVSLVLRVTKEQQQQLTLMNHMGMI from the exons ATGACAACTCTACAACCTAATCAAGATCCAGCTAGTCCATTTTATTTGCATCCAACAGATAACACTGCAAGTCAGTTAGTCTCAGTGAAATTTAAAGGAGAAGGCTATGGTGATTGGAGGAGAAGTATGATGATCTCTATGTCATCAAAGAACAAGCTAGGTTTTGTGAATGGAACACTAGCTAAACCTGATGTAACAGCTGACACTTATCAGGCTTGGATGAGATGCAATGACATGATGATTTCATGGATACTGTTTAATCTGGACACAAACATTGCCAAAAGTGTGTTATACTTTAACACAGCTAGAGAGATTTGGCTAGACCTAGAAGAAAGATTTGGATACGTTTCTGGTCCACAGTTGTTTTCTCTTGAACAACAAGCTGCAGAAATCACACAAGGAGGACAGAACATTGCTGAATTTTTCACAGAGATTAAGTCTATTTGGGACAAGATAAGTGCTGCTAATCCTCTGCCATCATGTACTTGCAACCAATGTACATGTAACTTGACTCAAAAGATCTTCAAGATGCAGCAAGACCAAAGGCTGATGCAATTCTTAATGAAATTAGGGGAACATTTAAGCACTGCAAGGGGAAATTTGTTGATGATGCAACCTTTGCCCACCATCACTCATGCTTATAGGATGTTGGCTcaagaagaaagacaaagagAGATCAGTGCTCCCATGCAACATACAGAGAATCATGCTTTCATAGCAGATAGAAGGAGGTATAATGACTTACAAGGAAGAAACAATCCTTACAAAACTGGATACAAGAACACTTATCAGTATGGTGGAAACAGAACTGGATACAAGAAACCATTTACATATTATTGTGATCATTGCAAG GTTTCACTGGTTTTAAGAGTGACAAaagaacagcagcagcagcttaCTTTGATGAACCATATGGGGATGATATGA
- the LOC110781964 gene encoding germin-like protein subfamily 1 member 17: MAIRNILTYIVVIAIASSVAYAADPTQLQDFCVAVNDPNAALFVNGQFCKNPMEATPEDFFRQGLDKPGFTGNGNRLGANVTLVSAAQVPGLNTLGISIARIDFAPYGLNPPHTHPRATEILTVLEGTLYVGFVTSNLQNGENKLFDKVLNKGDVFVFPQGLIHFQLNVGKTPAVAIAGLSSQNPGVVTIGNAVFGAEKPISVDVLSKAFQLDGNVIKRLQSMFWISP, encoded by the exons ATGGCAATTCGTAACATCCTTACCTACATTGTTGTTATAGCAATCGCTTCCTCGGTTGCCTACGCTGCTGATCCTACACAGCTTCAAGATTTCTGTGTTGCAGTGAATGACCCCAACGCTGCAT TATTTGTCAATGGACAGTTTTGTAAGAATCCAATGGAAGCAACACCAGAGGATTTCTTTCGCCAAGGGCTTGACAAGCCAGGGTTCACCGGAAATGGCAATAGACTAGGTGCCAACGTGACCTTAGTCAGTGCAGCACAAGTCCCAGGCCTCAACACTCTTGGAATATCAATCGCTAGAATTGACTTTGCACCTTACGGGCTCAATCCTCCCCACACTCACCCTCGTGCTACTGAGATCCTTACAGTTTTGGAGGGAACTCTGTACGTTGGTTTTGTGACATCAAACCTCCAAAATGGTGAAAATAAGTTGTTTGACAAGGTGCTTAATAAAGGAGATGTGTTTGTTTTCCCTCAAGGCCTCATCCACTTCCAGTTGAATGTTGGTAAAACTCCAGCTGTTGCAATTGCTGGTTTGAGCAGCCAAAATCCCGGTGTGGTCACTATTGGTAACGCTGTATTCGGGGCGGAGAAACCCATCTCAGTTGATGTTCTAAGCAAGGCCTTCCAACTTGATGGCAATGTCATTAAGCGTCTGCAGTCCATGTTTTGGATCAGCCCTTAA
- the LOC110782128 gene encoding uncharacterized membrane protein At1g75140-like codes for MEGKLLLSFLLFCISFSLIFDNFDGFFANCDTLLPDNHPISNSNHKDNTNYNEENGNPLLYNQHQSQIDKMEQLVRNLSELVTRLESKLDESKKLENGHCKDAANKEKGDRSAYTLGKEIGIHDEGAKSDSFVTAQGNRLKAGSITKYSPFWSEKFQFMSAVNLGSVATSVNVLPFRDFEGISKYIAVGDDRGRVYVFLRNGDVLVEFHTLTDSPVTSMLSYMSAYMNESVLVTGHSNGAILTHRVWETSIVEDSSSLHMENHVALDAGENESIGSSVSILEVHQVARSRYILSVEEKGKIKVFRENGTLYGLAVPTSRPLVFLKQRLLFLTEKGAGSLDLRSMKIRETECEGLNDSIVKNYVFDASERSKAYGFTSSGDLIHLLLLGDVTNFKCRVRSRKKFDMDEPLAFQAIKGYLLIIGQDKIHVYNVSTQHYRSGAPRLTFSAGIEEIKSSFLPGQTVDENGKEEAIPLIASDREKLVILGLGGGYVGMYRSKLPILRGESNTVLWTSPVLFFILFLFGAWQFFAKKKEALTSWGPDDPFNSTSVGSGGAPLGSGSVDRAFSDSSSSRNADMMDLRNNGLRGPSRSRYTSPSRYPVGGGGSSFRPSAGDANSRPLSVDPNYRATSELKFRGSNLDSSSAFPKRRDNMYDDGN; via the coding sequence ATGGAAGGCAAGTTGTTgttatcttttcttcttttctgcATTTCTTTTTCATTAATCTTTGATAATTTTGATGGGTTTTTTGCAAACTGTGATACCCTTTTACCTGATAATCACCCCATTTCTAATTCCAATCATAAAGACAACACTAATTATAATGAAGAAAATGGTAACCCTTTGTTGTATAATCAACACCAATCTCAAATTGATAAGATGGAACAATTAGTCAGGAATTTGAGTGAGTTAGTAACAAGATTAGAGTCCAAACTTGACGAATCGAAAAAATTGGAAAATGGGCACTGCAAAGATGCTGCTAATAAAGAAAAGGGTGATAGATCAGCTTATACTTTGGGTAAAGAGATTGGAATTCATGATGAGGGTGCTAAAAGCGATTCCTTTGTTACTGCACAAGGGAATCGATTGAAAGCTGGTTCAATTACAAAATACAGTCCATTTTGGTCTGAGAAATTTCAGTTTATGTCAGCTGTGAACTTGGGTTCAGTTGCTACTAGTGTTAATGTATTACCCTTTCGAGATTTTGAGGGGATTAGTAAGTATATCGCGGTTGGCGATGATAGAGGCCGTGTTTATGTCTTCTTGAGGAATGGGGATGTTTTGGTTGAGTTCCATACCTTGACTGATTCGCCCGTTACTTCAATGCTTTCGTATATGTCAGCTTATATGAACGAGAGTGTGTTGGTTACAGGGCATAGTAATGGGGCTATATTGACTCATAGGGTTTGGGAAACTTCCATTGTTGAGGATTCGAGTTCCCTTCACATGGAGAATCATGTGGCATTAGATGCAGGGGAAAATGAGTCAATTGGATCATCAGTATCAATTTTAGAAGTTCATCAAGTTGCAAGATCTAGGTACATTTTGTCAGTGGaagaaaaggggaaaatcaAGGTTTTTAGGGAGAATGGTACTTTGTATGGGCTAGCTGTACCAACGAGCCGTCCACTCGTGTTCTTGAAGCAACGGCTTTTGTTCTTGACGGAAAAGGGTGCGGGATCTTTAGATTTGAGGAGTATGAAGATTAGGGAAACTGAATGTGAAGGTTTGAATGATTCGATAGTGAAAAACTATGTGTTTGATGCTAGTGAAAGGTCAAAGGCATATGGGTTTACATCATCAGGTGATTTGATTCATCTGTTATTattaggtgatgtaacgaactTCAAATGTAGGGTTAGATCCAGGAAAAAGTTTGACATGGATGAACCTCTTGCATTTCAAGCAATTAAAGGGTACTTATTAATCATTGGTCAAGATAAGATTCATGTTTATAATGTTTCAACTCAGCATTATAGGTCCGGTGCTCCTCGTCTTACATTTTCTGCTGGTATAGAGGAGATCAAATCATCTTTTTTACCGGGTCAGACTGTGGATGAAAATGGGAAGGAAGAAGCAATACCGTTAATTGCTAGTGACCGTGAAAAACTCGTTATTCTTGGTTTAGGAGGAGGATACGTAGGAATGTACCGTTCAAAACTTCCCATTTTGAGAGGAGAGTCTAACACAGTGCTGTGGACAAGTCCTGTGTTGTTCTTCATACTCTTCCTATTTGGAGCATGGCAGTTCTTTGCCAAGAAGAAGGAAGCACTTACATCGTGGGGCCCGGATGACCCGTTTAACTCCACCTCGGTCGGAAGTGGTGGAGCCCCGTTAGGGTCCGGGTCAGTAGATAGAGCTTTTTCTGattcatcatcatcaagaaATGCTGATATGATGGATTTGAGGAATAACGGGTTAAGAGGTCCATCGAGAAGTAGGTATACTTCTCCTTCCCGGTATCCCGTTGGAGGAGGAGGGAGCTCCTTTAGGCCGAGTGCAGGGGACGCCAACTCTAGACCGTTATCTGTTGATCCGAATTATAGAGCAACATCCGAGCTTAAGTTCAGGGGTTCAAATCTTGACTCTTCTTCCGCTTTTCCCAAACGAAGAGACAACATGTATGATGATGGAAATTGA
- the LOC110782127 gene encoding uncharacterized protein isoform X1, with product MENKPRIFDNFMTIFQRRSSSPRSPFSTDSPKSIPFLSPIANSVVARCSKVLNTPTEDLCSSFDIETGESGKQHFEYARHLLEFCSYRAFDVLTARADYFSDKEFRRLTYDMMLAWEAPGVEDETIYKESVSPSTMQSEDDDGWSFFYSSSTAMAVQVDSEKTVGPEAFARIAPACAVIADVATVQNLFDALTNTSGDRLHFLIYDKYLQSLDRVIKSAKSVLSASSNLEIVDGEIIVDVDGTVPTQPVLQHIGISAWPGRLTLSSKALYFESLGVGQYDKPAQYDLSRDLKQVIKPELTGPLGARLFDKAVMYRSMSLTEPIFLEFPEFKGSSRRDYWLDVSLEILLAHRFVRRYNLKGVQESEAVARAILGIFRCRAVREGFYFFSSHYKSLLVFNLAENLPGGDAILETLSSCLALLRVSSSQADSSGIVRPVSTEKQHKVSPVSLLALRRFGLILQEDVEFDKDEIYGSGYICVGEVDPLEVAIKQSKVDTGKAEAARETVNQVKVDGIDANLAIMKELLFPLILLAKRVQFLASWEEPFKSTVFMLLTCYLFVSGWFTFVLPFILVSLAVLMLWRRLANKGKLVDAFKIVAPPNRNAVEQLITLQEAISQVEGLVQAVNVVLLKMRALLFAVLPEATYTVAIFLLLTAAFFVLVPFRFIILFVLMEPYTREMPLRRESSYRSLRRLREWWFGIPAAPVQLIKYENSKKKK from the exons ATGGAGAATAAACCTCGGATTTTTGACAACTTCATGACGATTTTTCAACGGCGGAGCTCCAGTCCTCGTTCTCCTTTCTCCACCGATTCCCCCAAATCCATTCCGTTTCTCTCTCCAATCGCCAACTCCGTTGTCGCTCGATGTTCCAA GGTTTTGAACACGCCTACAGAAGACTTGTGTAGTAGTTTTGACATAGAGACCGGTGAAAGTGGCAAGCAACATTTCGAATATGCTAGACATTTGTTAGAATTTTGCTCATACAGGGCATTCGATGTCTTGACTGCCCGTGCTGATTATTTTAGCGATAAGGAATTTCGTCGTTTGACATATGACATGATGCTCGCATGGGAGGCCCCAGGTGTTGAGGATGAAACAATATACAAA GAAAGTGTTTCTCCCAGTACAATGCAGAGTGAAGATGATGATGGGTggtcttttttttattcaagcTCAACTGCCATGGCTGTTCAG GTCGACAGTGAAAAAACTGTTGGTCCTGAAGCCTTTGCACGAATCGCACCTGCTTGTGCAGTTATCGCTGATGTTGCAACTGTTCAAAATCTATTTGATGCATTGACAAACACTTCGGGCGATAGACTTCATTTTCTCATATATGATAAGTACCTTCAGAGCCTTGATAG GGTGATCAAGAGTGCAAAAAGTGTTCTATCAGCTTCGTCAAatcttgaaattgttgatgGAGAGATCATTGTAGATGTTGATGGTACAGTCCCTACCCAGCCAGTTCTCCAGCATATTGGAATCTCCGCATGGCCTG GTAGGTTAACCCTAAGCAGTAAAGCTTTGTATTTTGAGTCATTGGGAGTAGGTCAATATGATAAACCTGCACAGTATGATCTTTCAAGGGATTTGAAGCAGGTCATTAAGCCTGAATTGACTGGGCCACTTGGTGCTCGGCTGTTTGACAAAGCTGTGATGTATCGGTCAATGTCACT AACAGAGCCCATATTCCTGGAGTTCCCTGAATTCAAAGGAAGCTCGCGGCGGGATTATTGGTTGGATGTCTCTCTAGAGATATTGCTTGCTCACAGATTTGTAAGGAGATACAATCTCAAAGGAGTCCAGGAATCGGAAGCAGTTGCAAGAGCTATTCTTGGCATATTTCGGTGTCGTGCTGTGAGAGAGGGTTTCTACTTTTTCTCGTCACATTATAAGTCATTGCTTGTATTTAACCTTGCTGAGAATCTTCCTGGTGGGGATGCAATTTTAGAAACTCTGTCAAGTTGTTTAGCACTTTTGAGAGTGAGTAGTTCTCAAGCTGACTCATCTGGGATTGTTAGACCTGTTAGTACAGAGAAACAGCATAAAGTATCTCCAGTTTCGCTTCTAGCTCTAAGAAGGTTTGGGTTAATTCTTCAAGAAGATGTAGAATTTGACAAGGACGAGATATATGGTAGCGGATATATTTGTGTGGGTGAAGTTGATCCTTTGGAAGTGGCAATAAAACAATCGAAAGTGGACACTGGAAAGGCTGAAGCAGCACGGGAGACTGTCAACCAAGTGAAAGTAGATGGGATTGATGCAAATTTAGCAATCATGAAG GAGTTGCTTTTTCCACTGATTTTGCTAGCTAAGCGTGTTCAGTTTTTGGCTTCGTGGGAGGAACCTTTCAAATCAACAGTTTTCATGTTGCTGACGTGCTACCTGTTTGTGAG tgGATGGTTTACGTTTGTGCTGCCGTTCATTCTTGTTTCCCTTGCGGTGCTTATGCTTTGGCGCCGACTGGCTAACAAAGGGAAGCTGGTAGATGCCTTCAAAATTGTAGCACCTCCCAATCGGAATGCTGTAGAGCAGCTAATTACATTACAGGAAGCAATTTCTCAGGTAGAAGGGCTGGTTCAGGCTGTAAATGTTGTTCTTCTAAAGATGAGAGCCCTTTTATTTGCTGTGCTTCCAGAG GCCACATACACAGTAGCTATCTTTTTACTTCTCACGGCGGCGTTCTTCGTGCTAGTGCCTTTCAGATTTATAATCCTGTTTGTCCTAATGGAGCCCTACACTAGGGAAATGCCTTTGCGAAGGGAAAGCAGTTACAGGTCATTGAGGAGACTAAGAGAGTGGTGGTTTGGGATACCTGCTGCTCCTGTTCAGCTCATCAAGTACGAGAACAGTAAGAAAAAGAAATGA
- the LOC110782127 gene encoding uncharacterized protein isoform X2: protein MQSEDDDGWSFFYSSSTAMAVQVDSEKTVGPEAFARIAPACAVIADVATVQNLFDALTNTSGDRLHFLIYDKYLQSLDRVIKSAKSVLSASSNLEIVDGEIIVDVDGTVPTQPVLQHIGISAWPGRLTLSSKALYFESLGVGQYDKPAQYDLSRDLKQVIKPELTGPLGARLFDKAVMYRSMSLTEPIFLEFPEFKGSSRRDYWLDVSLEILLAHRFVRRYNLKGVQESEAVARAILGIFRCRAVREGFYFFSSHYKSLLVFNLAENLPGGDAILETLSSCLALLRVSSSQADSSGIVRPVSTEKQHKVSPVSLLALRRFGLILQEDVEFDKDEIYGSGYICVGEVDPLEVAIKQSKVDTGKAEAARETVNQVKVDGIDANLAIMKELLFPLILLAKRVQFLASWEEPFKSTVFMLLTCYLFVSGWFTFVLPFILVSLAVLMLWRRLANKGKLVDAFKIVAPPNRNAVEQLITLQEAISQVEGLVQAVNVVLLKMRALLFAVLPEATYTVAIFLLLTAAFFVLVPFRFIILFVLMEPYTREMPLRRESSYRSLRRLREWWFGIPAAPVQLIKYENSKKKK, encoded by the exons ATGCAGAGTGAAGATGATGATGGGTggtcttttttttattcaagcTCAACTGCCATGGCTGTTCAG GTCGACAGTGAAAAAACTGTTGGTCCTGAAGCCTTTGCACGAATCGCACCTGCTTGTGCAGTTATCGCTGATGTTGCAACTGTTCAAAATCTATTTGATGCATTGACAAACACTTCGGGCGATAGACTTCATTTTCTCATATATGATAAGTACCTTCAGAGCCTTGATAG GGTGATCAAGAGTGCAAAAAGTGTTCTATCAGCTTCGTCAAatcttgaaattgttgatgGAGAGATCATTGTAGATGTTGATGGTACAGTCCCTACCCAGCCAGTTCTCCAGCATATTGGAATCTCCGCATGGCCTG GTAGGTTAACCCTAAGCAGTAAAGCTTTGTATTTTGAGTCATTGGGAGTAGGTCAATATGATAAACCTGCACAGTATGATCTTTCAAGGGATTTGAAGCAGGTCATTAAGCCTGAATTGACTGGGCCACTTGGTGCTCGGCTGTTTGACAAAGCTGTGATGTATCGGTCAATGTCACT AACAGAGCCCATATTCCTGGAGTTCCCTGAATTCAAAGGAAGCTCGCGGCGGGATTATTGGTTGGATGTCTCTCTAGAGATATTGCTTGCTCACAGATTTGTAAGGAGATACAATCTCAAAGGAGTCCAGGAATCGGAAGCAGTTGCAAGAGCTATTCTTGGCATATTTCGGTGTCGTGCTGTGAGAGAGGGTTTCTACTTTTTCTCGTCACATTATAAGTCATTGCTTGTATTTAACCTTGCTGAGAATCTTCCTGGTGGGGATGCAATTTTAGAAACTCTGTCAAGTTGTTTAGCACTTTTGAGAGTGAGTAGTTCTCAAGCTGACTCATCTGGGATTGTTAGACCTGTTAGTACAGAGAAACAGCATAAAGTATCTCCAGTTTCGCTTCTAGCTCTAAGAAGGTTTGGGTTAATTCTTCAAGAAGATGTAGAATTTGACAAGGACGAGATATATGGTAGCGGATATATTTGTGTGGGTGAAGTTGATCCTTTGGAAGTGGCAATAAAACAATCGAAAGTGGACACTGGAAAGGCTGAAGCAGCACGGGAGACTGTCAACCAAGTGAAAGTAGATGGGATTGATGCAAATTTAGCAATCATGAAG GAGTTGCTTTTTCCACTGATTTTGCTAGCTAAGCGTGTTCAGTTTTTGGCTTCGTGGGAGGAACCTTTCAAATCAACAGTTTTCATGTTGCTGACGTGCTACCTGTTTGTGAG tgGATGGTTTACGTTTGTGCTGCCGTTCATTCTTGTTTCCCTTGCGGTGCTTATGCTTTGGCGCCGACTGGCTAACAAAGGGAAGCTGGTAGATGCCTTCAAAATTGTAGCACCTCCCAATCGGAATGCTGTAGAGCAGCTAATTACATTACAGGAAGCAATTTCTCAGGTAGAAGGGCTGGTTCAGGCTGTAAATGTTGTTCTTCTAAAGATGAGAGCCCTTTTATTTGCTGTGCTTCCAGAG GCCACATACACAGTAGCTATCTTTTTACTTCTCACGGCGGCGTTCTTCGTGCTAGTGCCTTTCAGATTTATAATCCTGTTTGTCCTAATGGAGCCCTACACTAGGGAAATGCCTTTGCGAAGGGAAAGCAGTTACAGGTCATTGAGGAGACTAAGAGAGTGGTGGTTTGGGATACCTGCTGCTCCTGTTCAGCTCATCAAGTACGAGAACAGTAAGAAAAAGAAATGA